The genomic DNA TAAAGAGTTAGGGGTATTATTTTCTTGGCTGCTGTGAAGAACCCCGGCGCTTAGTCATACAGTaaatttttcctttcttctgaacAGAATAAGAAGCAGCAGCCTGGGTTCCAACAATCACActattttattgcattgtatcGCTTCAAAGCCTTGGAGAAGGATGACCTGGATTTTCAGTGcgtaatggtgatgatgatgatggggacaATGCTGTTGTTGTGGACGAAAATACATCAAATGCTAGTGTCTTTGAAATCTCTATCTTGCAAAGGCAGGACCCAACAGAGAAGTATTTGAGATGGGTTCCTGATAttcttcataaaatcatagaatcatagaactggaagagaccacaagggccatccagtccaacccccttctgacatgcaggaaatcgcagtcaaagcattcccaacagatgaccatccagcctctgcttaaagacctctaaggaaggagactctactacactccaagagagtgtgttccactgtcgaacagcccttactgtcaggaagttcctcctaatgttgagggggaatctcttttcctgtaggtggcatccattgttccatgttctagtctctggagcagcagaaaaaagcttgctccattctcaatatgacatctcttcaaatacttaaacagggctgtcatatcacctaactgtctcttctccaggataaacattcccagctccctaagtctttcctcatatggcatggcttccagacccttcaccattttggtcaccctcctctggacacactccagtttgtcaacattctttttgaactgtagtgcccagaggtggacacaatatttcaggtgaggcctgaccaaagcagaatagactagcaacattacttcctttgatctagagactatacttctattgatgcagcttagaatcacatcacactgttaactcatgttcagtttgtggtctacttgaactcccggatccctttcacatatagtcttgttcaggcaggtgtcccccatcctatatctatgcatttcattttttctacctaagtgcagtaccttacatttctcggtGTTGAAATTTATggtattttgttagttttggcccagctttctaatctgttaagatcattttgaattttgatccttttctCTGGGGtcttagctattcctcctaatttggtgtcttcttcaaatttgatgagtatgcccccaattctgtcatccaagtcattgataaagatgttgaatagcgctgggcccaggacagagccctgtgggaccccactggtcacttctctccaggatgaaaaggagccattgttgagcaccctttgggttcggccagtcaaccaattacaaatccatgtaacagttgccttgtctagcccacatttagaaacttatttgcaagaatgccatggggaaccctgtcaacagccttactgaaatcaagatatactatatccacagcattcccttcatctaccaagctggtaattttatcaaagaaagagatcagatttgtctggcatgacttgtttctctgaaacccatgttgactttttgtgattatggcattagtttctagatgttcacagacattctgtttaatgatctgctctagaatctttcctgatattgatgtcagactacctggatgataattgttgggatcctctttttttccccttttgaaggtggggacaatgtttgccctcctccagtctgctgggacttctctgttctccaggagttctcaaacattattgccaatggctccaatattacatttgccagttcttttaatacccttggatatagttcatctggtcctggagacttaaattcatttagattaacaaggtattcctgtactatcactttacttattctgtgctgaaattcccctattctatcctctgctccattttccccagattgagcacccttttccttttctgagaagagtgaggcaaagaaggtgttgagtaattctgtcttttctctgtcccctgtttttttgccattttctctacgtagtggccctaccatttccttcttcttccttttgctacagacatacccccaaaagccccttttattgttcttaacctctctaagtaagcctgagctcattcttgcttttctgactttccctttacatgtgctcgctatttgtttgaattcctcctaggtgatttccccccccccccccctttccatttcttatacatgtcccatttaaaacttagctcagctaaaagttccttagtcatccatccatCTTGAGACAccttccacttttcttcctcgttggaacagtttgaaattgtgccttttgagaaactcctgtCCTTCATGAACTCACTTTTAGTATTCCTGAGCACAGGATCAATCCCAGTATTTCCCtacgtttactgaaatcagctctcctaaagtctgaatgcatgtctgactatgcctggcttttcctttccactgtataacaaactccagtagaacatggtcacttccacctaaagATCACACCACGTGCATCCcgttaaccaagtcatccttgttggttaggatcagatctaaaatggtTGACCCcatgttgcctcttccactttttggacaatgaaattgtctcccaggcaagtgaggaatttgctataccttaatgttttggctgagtttgatttccagcaaatatcaggatagttgaaatcacccatcactactacatctcttggCCAGCCTGATGTCAAATACAGTAAGGCTAGGCCCTGCAGAGCAACTTTTCCCCAGCCTGGTGTCTTCCCGTtttgttgaattacaactcctaCCATCCTTGGCATGCATGGCCCTCCCACTAGAGGGGAAATTTGTTTCGGTCATGTCCCAAGTATTTACACTGGGGAGAGAGACTAGAGTGTGTCTAAGACTCCTTAATGCCCATGGGCAGCTCAGAATGCACAGTCACAATGTTGTTTGTAAGCCATCTATTTCACTCTGAGCCTGTTTTCTTTCAGTCCTGGGGACAAAATTGTCATTGTGGACGACTCCAATGAAGAATGGTGGCGGGTAAGAAGGCTGTTTTTGCTTCAGGACTGAGCCTGATAATTTGAAGGAAACctgttttggtttgttgttgttgttatcatggAACTGGTATCTTGAAATTCTCTGTAAAGCTCAATGGGCTGCAAAGCACTGTCTCCATTGTGGCTTTAGAATGAGGCTGGGAACCTGTGGGCCACAGTCTTAACATGACCCTTTAGGGAACTCTGTCCTGGTTGTGGAGGTCCAATTTGTTCCATCACTTCCAGATGCCTCTCCGACTCCCTGCAAATCAGGAATTGAAGATAAGAGGGAGCCCCTTTTTGTTTTCTCAACAATGCTTTCAGGAGTCAATAAGTTCCCATCTCTTCAGTGAAGTGACAGAGTTTGCTTCTCCTCACTGTGCAAAGAAGATGGGAGGATGAGAAAGTAGCAAAGGCTGTTGCTTTCAGCTGGGATTTTCAAGTGTCAGCAGAAagtgcttccttccttctttcctgcatGGGCAAATAATCTAGGAGACCATTCCACTGTATACCACTTTGAGGATTCTTGGATGGCAAAGTAGGATATAAGtctctaaaataaataataaaaacagggGATGTTAATGcttataaaaatgtgaaaaggtTTGGGATCCTTAGTCTGCTCCAATAAGTTTTATGGTGTGTTGAGAGGCATCATGAGAGACACCATTTCAATGTGCATTACATTTGCAGAAGAGCCCTTTCTTAAAGATCTCACTGCATATTACCTTCAGGGTGTGCTgtggagagtcagtgtggtatagtggtttaagtgtttgactaggacactgggaaaccagggttcaaattcccattcagccatagaaacccactgggtgactttgggcaggtcaaaCTTTCTCATCTGCTGAGGAaggcagtagcaatagcaagcacatttctataccgcttatcagtgcacttaagcactccctaaatagtttacaaagtgtaagctaattgccttcaacaagctgggtactcattttagtgaccttggaaggatgcaaggctgagtggaccctggagccctgcctgggattgaactcacaaccttgtgaatgagtggctgcagtacaggcaattaaccactgcatcaccactGCAGATGGCAAactatctctgaacaaatcttgccaagaaaacctcacagtaggttcaccttagggttgccataagtcagaaaagacttgaaggcacacagcaacaaagagcAATATGCAATGGAGTTCAGCTGTCATTTATGGTAAATAAATGCACATTGCAACAGAAGCAAAGAGGAAATTTGATAAGAGATTCAGCAGAGGAAAAGAGACAGGCATTAATTTCCTAGGTGGGGAGCATTTGCAGGGAATGGTGGATATAGGGTGCTCAATTCCCATTCTCCCACTCAGTTTATTTCTGATCTCAGTTCCTGGTTGGGCAAAAACATTAATTGATAAGGAGAGATGGGGTGGGGCATAATTGATGGAATGGAAGGGGTTAAAtatctccctcccctctctgctTCATTTGTCTTCCCTGAAAACATCCTCCCTTTCTCTTGGTCATTATCATTATGAGAGCCAACCACAAGATTGCAAACCCCATATATGCTGCATAACACGTACAGTACTGTAATTTCATACTCAGCCAATAACCCGTTATGAATAAAGCCTGCCCTGTTTTATGTGGTAATAAACTGAATATCTTTGCAAAGTGATTCAAAGAAATCTGCAAAATTAATTTGaattctccccaccccccaccactgAAAATACTGCTGTTGTAAAGATTCTGTAGCTTTTCTCTTGCAATATTTTTTCAGTGTTGTCCATTAGAACGTAAAGAGTGACTATCCTGAAAATACCATAATGAGAAATCTGGATGGGTGTCCATGTATTATTTTGTTGAGGAATATATTGCATTAGGAAGAGAATGGTTTTCCAAAAGTATAGTTactattttatgtgtttttcatatttgttagGACATGtagaagaatgtgtgtgtgcatatgtgtgtgtgtgtgtgtgtgtgagagagagagagagagatgggggaaaTGTAGGAGAGAGCTGAAGCATTGTCAATATCTGATCCCCCTCTGGCTGCTTTTCAGGAAATAAATACCGGTatgttgtttgtgttttgttggtGGAGGTGAATCAGCTGGGAATTTTTTGGCAGCTTGACTTCTTTACAACTTACTCTCCTGTGTGGATCTCCTAGGGCAAGAAAGTCGGAGACGTTGGGGACAAAATTGGATATTTCCCACCAAACTTCATTATCCGAGTGCGTGCAGGGGAACGGGTACACAAGGTGATGCGTTCCTTTGTGGGCAACAAAGAGATTGGGCAGATCACACTGAAAAAGGATCAGGTATGTCACTTGGAGATGTGCTATCCAGTCACAACTTCACTACCAgtccaacacatacacacaccgagagagagaatgagagattgTGGTTTATGTGGCTTTTAAGTCTTAAATCTGGGTGGTTTTAAGATCCATGTCTTACTGTTTCTTCAGGCTGAAGCTGAAGAACATACcttgttgctggactgcagttcctatcaCCCAATGGTGGGAATTGCACTCCAACACTGTCTGATGGGCTGCACATCCCCCATCTCTGCTTCATTTTGAATTTGTTTAAAGCTCTGTTTCACACATTGCTCTGATGTCTATGTATAAACTTGCCTCAATGAACAAGAGTTTGTTTTCTCATCTCCTGGGAGAGGGGTGATCTTATAACCCCAAGAAGTACCCCCAGCTGGCTTCTAACCTACCTCACCCATTCTGTTTTTGCCTTGTTTTGCTACAGATTGTGGTTCAGAAAGGTGAGGAGCTGAATGGCTACGTGAAAGTCTACACAGGCCGCAAAGTTGGGCTCTTTCCCATTGACTTCCTGCAAGAGATCTGAGGCCTTTGTGATGGTTTTGTAGCCAGGGCCGAGGAAGGCCAGGTTGTTTCTTTGGAGAGAGATTCCCAGCTGCCAAGAACTCTCTGCAGTAGAGCTGGGTTCTGCAAGTGCCTATGGCCCAGGGCAAGATGTCCCACCAAGCCCTTCATCTCTAAGCAAGGATTCAAGGAAAGGAGTACCTAATTCTGCCATCTGAAGGTCTTTGGAGCTCCCCTTGAAATCTATAGTTGGCTGGCAGATTCCAGAATGGGTTTAGCCATTGTCCCTGGATGACGTAATCATGGTGGTGCCAGGACACAGCCAAAGCTGTACTGCTTCCTGTCTGCAAAGGAAGTGGATAGTGATCGGCCATGTTGACTGCTAGACTTGACAAAATggcatttgctgctgctgctgctgctgccccttgCAGGTGGCACCAagcttgtgtgtgcatgtgtttattCAAGAGACAATTCAAGTGACTGTCCCTTTGCTGGCAGGGGCCAGGTCTGGATTGCTcagtttttgttatgttttgccaATACACGTTATCTCTCTTGGTTCCCCAATAGCCTACCAACCTTGATGTAAAGCAGCAAGATTTGGGGTGGCCATCCAATAAAATGGTCTAATTGCTTGGGAGGATTTTGAACTGCTCAGCTCCAGTTATGTTGAAGTAATATACCTCTTTCATTATCCTCTTCATTCTGTTTTCTTGCCATTGTGAAATAGATTGTCCTGTTCCATGATTGTCTGGTTTCAGTTGTGCGGGAGACCTGATGTAGAAAACTGTAGTTTTGGCAACATGTCCTTACATACTTTTCTTTGTACATAGCCGTTGTCATTGTGTCATCTGTTGACATGTAATAGAGGAAAGAGTATACTAAGTCACCAATAGCTTGACCGTGGTAAAATGAGACAGCACTCTTTGCTTCTGGACTTTGAGACAGCTCAGGAGGGCTTGGAATCCATGTTGCAAGGAGATTTTTGGATGTTAGGAGGGTGAGGCAACAGAAGGTCCACCAGTGAGATCCTCACATCCTCTCTCTGTGCTTCTGGAGCAATATCTAAAAGTGGCCATTTGTATATCTCTCCTATGCAAAGATATATGAGTGGCATGGGCACCTGGAAATCATGGCTTTCTTGGTGAGGGAGAAGTATGAAAATAAGTTCTGTCCACTCATACTTGTAATATTTGAAGCTATCTCACTAGGAGCCCAACTGTAAACACCATAGGTGATTAGGAGAAATACTATTCTTCTCACTTCCTAGATTATTGGAGGGCAACTGATGGTTGTAGTGGTGATGCTACAGAAGACAGTCTGTGCCAAGATATTGCCAGGGTTCAGAGTTGCTGAGAGGGTTTACTTGGTAGATAGGGTTTCTGTGTGGAGGTGGCACATGGCTCAACATACTGTAACACCCTAACTTGACATAAGCCCTCCCCACCATTTGTGAATGCTTGCAGTGTTATTCCACATGCCCTTATGCACACTTGTTGTATGCAGGGCTTTGCTTTCACCTTTGCCCACGAAGACACTTGTGTTTGTTTTCATGAGGATCCAGTAAGTCTGAAGACCACAGTGCCCATGGCTCATTGGCTATCAGCTAATAACACTCACCAGAGCATGTTTAAGACACTAGAATGCCCCAGATCATGCTTAGCTATCGCCTGATttctgtgtacatacatacacacaccacacttgGTAGTAGTTCTCTTCCCAATGTGGGAAGCTCAGAGGTCAACAAGATAGCAGCAGTTGTCCCCAGTTTCTTCTTGTACActgtcatctgaggaagtagaatagaccaagtctacaaaagcttatgctactactTCCTTTGCTCAGTTAGCcccaaaggtgctactagatccctttgcatattgatattctagactaacacagctatgtctcccAACACTGTCATCCTGTTAGCCTGGTCTTCATAGGTGTCTATGAGCTTCTTCTGCTTCCAAGAATTCAGAGGGTTTTAGAGTTCCCTGGTTATTGCCAGACTGTAAATAAACCAGCCCACTCTTCAGGTCCTTGGATCCATTTCTTCTCAGTCCCCTTTCCATTGTTGTGACCTGTTTTCCTTGCCTATCATGGAAGGTTTAGCTCCAAATACTTTAGGTAAAGGTAGGAGAAGTGTTTTGCTCATGTTGATATGTGCCCACAGGAGGGTGCTGTCATATCCATAAGAGTGTGCTCTGGGGATATGTGGCCTCTTCTGAAGTATTACCTGTTTCAGTGCTACCCCTGCCCAAATTCCATGCCGTGCTCATATAGAGTGCTGGGTAATTTTCTGTTACAGAGTTGGGTGTCCAGTCTAGCTAAGCAAATTTCCCTTGTACTCTGATACAGTCCTTATCCACTCTTAATGCATAAGTGCAGGAATAGGTGAAACATTGCTCATTCTAGGACTTGAACTCATGGCTTGCCTGTTGCTATTCCCatactccattttttttttacttcaaggAAATAAGGAATACTGAGGTAGTATAAACAGGAGCGCTTTGGATGGAGTTGGTTACAAGCTGAGAATAATCAGAACTGTTATCCACTTGTCAGTGAGTGAGAGACAGGCCTGTAGGGTGAAGCAAGAACAACTGCATTCCCAAGGCAAAACTCAAAATATATCCATAAGCATCAAGAGAGAATTATTTagagaaaacaggagaaataaagTCAGGCATGTAAGGGAAGATACACCCAAATCTGCTGAAGTTTTGATGTGAAAGGCTAGAGAACAAAATAGATAGGTTTATATAAGAGAGTCACGTGAACATCTAAACATGTACACAATGTGAACACCCCACTGAACCAAAGTACAGATCAACAATCTGGATGCACTGTGGAATGTTATGTGTGAATAACATTACTAGTCTACAGTGGGCTTTTgggatctgctggggtttgattccaggacccctcatggataccaaaatccatggatgctcaagtcccatgaaataccatggcatagtgaaatgatgccccttatataaaaaaaaaagagtaaaaagatttacttttgggatttagattttttaaaaatattatcaagccatggatgattgaatccatggataaaaaaatacatggatacacagggccaactgtacagatGAAGAATTTGTGTACACATGTACAAAGCTTGTACCTGTGCTGAATGTACCATGTAATATTCATATTTAGCAAGGATATTAATCCCATTTCAGATAGATGGAAGTACTCTTGCAAGTGAGGCCTAGGGAGCCATACACTTAAAATAATGTCTCCACCTGGAGCACTTGGCAGTTGCACttagacacatgggggaaagggtCAGAAGGAGAACAAAGGAGGGCAATTTACTCCTAGGTGTTTGGCCTCTTTAACAGAAGGATTTCCTGTTAGTTTTCATCTCCTGCCCTGCTGTAAACTTATGCAAAGTTTGAGCTGGTTGGTTGTGTCTTGGCTGCTTTTTAACTTTGCCTAAGGAGCTCAGGTCTGAGTCACATGTGGGCAAAGTGGAGGAGAAGTTGGCAAATAGGGTTAATTTGCACTTCTTAAGAGATGTGTGCAGGAAGTGTTTGCATAGTCCTCTGATCAGATGAGATGGCTTGAGCAAAGAAAACATGTGCAAGTAGGGTGTTAGAAATAGCCTTGACTTTACACCTCCAAGTGCCTGTCTACCTTTTCAGTACTGCATCTGTGGGTTGAATGGTGTGATGGGAAaattgacagttaaaatggagttAGGTCGGCTAAGGCAATACATGCTgagcagactttttttttttttttgcctctaaTCCAAGTATAACCCAGTGTATGCTGCCTCATACCCGTCTCTTTGAATCTGAAGGTCTGCATTATGGTAATAAGAATGAGCAGGTGATGAGGCACTATTCAGTTTCTTTGGCTGTGAACATATTTGAAAGAATTGCCCAAGGACATATGCCTATAAAAAGCTAAGGATATAATTCAATTGTCTCTGTCTGCTGTTGCCCCACAAAAGTGGGGGATTTGGTATCTGATGCAGAATTTAGCATCTTAAGActcccatttttgttttgtttttgaataagAACATCTCTAATCCACAAACCAGTGGCGATAAACTTGAAAAAATGTGTAGTCATTTAGTGGAATTTGAAACTGGGATAGGACTGAGCAGGAATACCAGCTGTCATGGCATGGCACGGGTTGTCAGTATGCTTACTTGCTAggagcagaataaaataaatgaaagcagTACACAAATGCAGAGATCTGTATATTTCATCCAGGTCACAGAATCTATTTTTTCTTTGATGCAGAATTTGGATTGTACAGGCAGTTAAATACACATAATCCTGGGGTAAATACGcagacagtggacccttgttatacgctgagggttggttccaagttcccccgtggataacaaaatccgtggatgctcaagtcccattgaatataatgacatagcaaaatggtgtcccttataaaaaatggaaaatcaaggtttgatatttgaaatttatacttttttggaacattttcgaactgtggatgcttgaatccgtgtataaaaaatctgtgtataagaagggctgactgtagtctcACATATACAGGTTGGAGTCCTAGAGCCTTTTAAGTTGTGAGGTTCCACGCAATGTTTGTGAATTTGTCAGAGCTCAGTAATAGCTAATTATAAACAACATGTTACTCATTATTTTTTCAATAAATAACTAAGTTAACAGGTTTTGTAGTGTAATGGTAatctattttaaatgttatatttacaGGGTATGTGTGTGTCGCCAGTGGCTTGTAGTATTCTAaaaaattttttaataaaaagtaatgaaaaaggAGTTACTGGAGTTACTATTAAGAAACAGGAAAGGTTTACTGTCTTTCAAGAATTGCATGTAATTACTTTGGGATGGGGGAGCCTTGGAAGTGTAAttgcaattaattaatttttgtaaaaaaaagtaacttcccagcCTGGTTTTTAATGAGTAGATGTAGTGAGTGCAGGAAAACTGGGCTGAAGTATGTGGTGGTATGCTAAACCATGGAACTGTACAAACTCTGGagtctttccctttctctttctcgaCTGGATCAGTGTTCAGTGGCAAATGCTGCCTTCTTGTGCCAGCCTCTCTTTGCCCAGTGGGAACGAAGAGCCAGAAGCCATGTCCCTGAGAGGAACATGAAACCAGAGAGATTTACTGGGAACTGGAGCCTCACTGAGTGGCTGTTATGCccatgagggggagagagacaggtGCAGCTGAGTTTGTTGATTTCCACCCTTGAAGTCACTGGAAAATTCATGGACTCAGAGACTGGAGGCAAGGGGGACTGAGGGCAAAGGTCTCAGCACTTGAACAGGTGCTGCCTACCTCAAGGATTATTCAGAGGGTGAAAATAATCTCACTAGAATGTGGTTTCaatttttgttgttcacatgcatttcgaatgcacCCGAGTAAGTTTTTTTGCGGGGGGCATAACCTGGCATAATCGATCTTGGTTCCCCCCCCCGacttttcctaaaagattcacattgtcagctgtgtATAACCGATGctaatagacctgggataaaccgggataaaactctacatgccttgaacgtgtttcGTATACATCCATgccatcaactccatctttatgcGCAGTGCAGAGCAACAGAATTTGCAGACATGTGCATAGATGCGGTTccgataaaaaaaaaaccagtgtgaacaacaaaaccggaatgtgtgagtgagattatttacaTAGTCgggctaaaaacaacaacaacaacgtctaaATAACCCCTCTGTTGCTGCTATGGACGCAGAAGGCTCACCAGCAAGACTTGTCATATGAACATGGACCTCAAGGAGGCACTGT from Sceloporus undulatus isolate JIND9_A2432 ecotype Alabama chromosome 2, SceUnd_v1.1, whole genome shotgun sequence includes the following:
- the STAC3 gene encoding SH3 and cysteine-rich domain-containing protein 3 isoform X4, giving the protein MANKERKKGQDDKKNPLAAMMEEETEAPKQEGNKPEEGNPEGQKAEKNAPDDKNKKQQPGFQQSHYFIALYRFKALEKDDLDFHPGDKIVIVDDSNEEWWRGKKVGDVGDKIGYFPPNFIIRVRAGERVHKVMRSFVGNKEIGQITLKKDQIVVQKGEELNGYVKVYTGRKVGLFPIDFLQEI
- the STAC3 gene encoding SH3 and cysteine-rich domain-containing protein 3 isoform X3 — its product is MTEKEILEPPASPTSEGGKSTEGPPGFRRAYSSPLYSAQQLAGANRSDPVFDTLRTGVVMANKERKKGQDDKKNPLAAMMEEETEAPKQEGNKPEEGNPEGQKAEKNAPDDKNKKQQPGFQQSHYFIALYRFKALEKDDLDFHPGDKIVIVDDSNEEWWRGKKVGDVGDKIGYFPPNFIIRVRAGERVHKVMRSFVGNKEIGQITLKKDQIVVQKGEELNGYVKVYTGRKVGLFPIDFLQEI